The sequence ATCGCCGCAGCACATTGCCGAGATGACTGCCGAACACCCCGCGGTAGGCGTGCAGTTCGTCAATCACGATGTAGCGCAGGTTCTCGAACAGCTTCGCCCACCGCGGATGGTGCGGCAGAATGCCCGAGTGCAGCATGTCGGGGTTGGTGAGCACCACGTGGGCGCGGCCCCGGATCGCGCGACGGGCGTCAGGCGGCGTGTCGCCGTCGTAGGTGAAGACGCCGACCTCGACATCGGCAGCCTTCGCGATTTCCTGCGACAGCCGATCCAGTTCCGCCAGCTGATCCTGCGCGAGCGCCTTGGTGGGAAACAGGTACATCGCCCGGCACGAGGGATCCGCCAGGATGCCGTTCATCACGGGCACGTTGTAGCAAAGTGTCTTGCCCGAGGCGGTCGGCGTCGTGACGACCACGTGGCGCCCGGCCAGCGCGTGTTCGATGGCCCGGGCCTGGTGCGTGTAGAGCTGCTCAATTCCCCGGCTCGCCAGCGCGGCCCGAAGACGCGGGTCGATGCCGGCCGGAAAATCCTCGTAGCGCGCCTCCTCCTCCGGCACCCGACGAACGGCGGTGATGAAGGCATCAGGGTTGTCAGGGCGGTCAACGGGCCATGGGCCTGGCACCACGGCCTGCAGGGCCCGCTCGAGGGCGTTGTCCCGGCGCGCTTCGCTCCGCCCGCTCAGGCCGGTCGTTTCAGAGGGAAGCGGCATGTCGGACATGGTACTAGGCCGCTGGAAATCGATCAAGAGGCGAAAGGCGAAGGTTGGGGCGAATATCCGCGAGAACCGGCGATTCTGAATCCTCCTGAAGATGTTTTCAGTTAGCCCCTGCCAAACAGCTCCCGGTTCTCGCCAACGGTCGACTCTGCCTTCGGCGCCCGCTTGTAGGTGATGCTGGTCTGTGCGGGTGGACGGTCGATGCTCTTCCCGGTCAGCAGGTTCTCCACCGTGAGGATCTGCAACCGTGCGTGCTTGCCCCACGGCGAGGAGTAGAAACCCGCGCTGGCGCATTCCTTCCGCATCGGCATCGTCGGCTCATCCATGCACAGCAGGACTCCGATCTCGGCCTTCTCGCGTTCCAGGACACCACGAAGATCGCGGAGTTGAGAAACGGTCACGTGTCCCGCCTTCACCGACAGGATGATCTGCTTCGTCTTCGACGTATCGCCTTCGTGGAAGTAGATGCGTCCATCGATGCCTTTGTCCGCGCCCCTCTTGCCTTCGACTGGTCTGGCGCCCACGAGCCCGAGCGCCCACCACTGGAACTGGTAGGGGTCATCGTGGGCGAGTTTCAGCGCGTCGGGAAGGGACACTGGCTCACCGATAACCTCGTATTTCGCCCGGGAGCCAAACGCATCTGCCAGCCGGTGGCGGATCAGGCTGATCGCCAGCGTCGTGATGTCGATCCCGATCCAGCGTCGCTGCAGCTTCTGCGCGGCGGCAATCGTCGTCCCGCATCCGCAGAATGGATCAAGCACGACGTCACCTTCGTTGCTGCTGGTGGCCACAATTCTCTCCAACAGCGCCACCGGCTTCTGTGTCGGGTAACCGAGCCTCTCGGCGGACAGGTTGTGCATGATTTTGACGTCGGTCCAGATGTCACCAAGTGGCACGCCGGGTAAGTCCTCGGGATACAACTTCAGCCGTGGCATCCCGCCTTTCTTCTTGGGCCAATGAATCCGTCCTGCCGCTTCGAGGCCGTCCATATGTTCCTGTGTCATGGCCCAGCAGCGAGAAGCCGGAGGCGTGATGCCCTTCCACGCGTAGATTTGCCCGCTCGACGCGCGGTCCATTCCTGCGGTCAAGTCACGTCGCGCGTAACGCCGACCTTCTGCATCGATTTGGTCAAAAAACGTGTCGAGATACTCCTGGTCGTACGGCAGGTACTGTTGGTTCCACGTCCACTTGTCTCCTCTGGTATAGAACAGCAAGCGGTCTTGAATGATGCCGTAGCGTTGAAGGACATTCGCGTGGGACGAGGTACGCTTCCAGACGACTTCGTTTCTGAACTGCTGCGGTCCAAAGACCGCGTCCAGTAACATCTTCAAGTAGTGCGCTGAGGTCGGGTCGCAGTGGAGATAGAGGCTGCCTCTGGGCTTCAGCACACGCCTCAGCTCCACGAGTCTGGGCGCCATCATGGCGAGGTAGGCCATCATGTTGCTGTCACCCAGGAACGTCCGGAACGCCTGCATCGCCTCGGACACCTTCCCCCCGGATTCGACAACCTCTTGACAGGCCCGTGCCGCGCTGTCGTCCCACTTCCACGTATCTTCGAACGCCTTGATCTGCGACGCCGCTTGGATGCCGTCCCGCTCAGCGAATAGCACGTTATAGCTGGCGTTCGAATTGAACGGGGGATCGAGGTAGACGAGATCCACACTCTCGTCGTCGATGTGGCGGCGGAGTACGTCCAGGTTGTCGCCGTAGTACAGCTTGTTCATTCTGCCGGGATTATACCGTCGTCATCAGCCGGGACGGGTGTGGGGTTGCCAAAGACATACTGACCAGAGAGAGCGTCACGCTTCGACTCAGTGACTTCGAGGTGGGCCGACCGACGTGCGCCCGGGGTTTAGAACAGCGACCGTGACTGGCACCCGTCGACAACGATGCTCGCCCCGCTTACCCAGCTGGCCTTCGCCGAAGCGAGGAACGCGACGACCGCGCCGACCTCCTCGGGCGTCCCGAAGCGGCCAAATGGCAGCTCGCGCTCGACGAACTCGGCAATCCCGGCGGGGTCGCTCTGCTGCCGCTTCCACCACGATCCGCCGGGGAACATCGTCGACCCTGGCGCGATGCTGTTGACGCGGATATTGTCGCGCGCCAACTGCTGCGCGAGCGACTTGGCGAGGCTGATCTCGGCGGCCTTCACGGCGTTGTACGTCATCCGGCCGCCGGTCTCGCGGCCGAAGATCGACGCGATCATCAGGATGACGCCGCCGCCGCGCCGACGCAGATGCGGCACGACGGCTCTCGACGCCCGAATGGCCGGGAACATGGTCTGATCGAACGCTTCACGCCAGTCGTCGTCCGTGGTGGCCAGCAGGTCCCCGCCGCGCGCCAGCCCCACGTTGTTCACCAGGATGTCGATCCCGCCGAAGTGAGTCACCGTGCCATCGACGATCGTCGCGACGCCCTGCGGCGTCGCCACGTCGGCCTGGATCGCATGGACGCGCGCCGCGTCCCCGCACCGCAGGCGCAACTGCCGGGCGGCGGTCTCGAGCGGATCGGCGCTCCTCGCGCACAGCGTGACGCGGCAGCCCTCGATCGCCAGCGCCGTCGCGCTCGCGAGGCCCAGACCCCGGCTCGATCCGGTGACGATAGCGACTTTGCCGGTCAGTTCAAGATCCATGGGTGCTCGCCCAGCCTAACGACGCACGAGAACGCGCGGGAGAACGGCTTCCTCCGCGGCGATGCCCTACGCGCACCCGCTGGTCGACCCGCAGTTGGCGCATTTGTAGCAGCTGCCGCTGCGCACCATGATGGCCCCGCACAGATTGCACGGGGGCGCGTCCTCCTGATTCTGGATGGTCGACATGACGGTGGCCCGCGTGCCGGTTGCGATCTCGGCGGGGGCGCCGAGGACGACCAGCTTCAGTTGCTCGCCCTCCGTGCTCTTCGACGGGTTCTGTGCGCCCGGCTCAGGCGTGTTCACACCCGCCCGGAACTGGGCTTCGGCGGACAGGAATTTCGTGGCCAGCCAGCGGAACACGTAATCGACGATCGACTTGGCGAAGCGCACCTGCGGGTTTTTCGTCATGCCCGACGGCTCGAACCGCATGTG comes from Acidobacteriota bacterium and encodes:
- a CDS encoding DNA methyltransferase gives rise to the protein MNKLYYGDNLDVLRRHIDDESVDLVYLDPPFNSNASYNVLFAERDGIQAASQIKAFEDTWKWDDSAARACQEVVESGGKVSEAMQAFRTFLGDSNMMAYLAMMAPRLVELRRVLKPRGSLYLHCDPTSAHYLKMLLDAVFGPQQFRNEVVWKRTSSHANVLQRYGIIQDRLLFYTRGDKWTWNQQYLPYDQEYLDTFFDQIDAEGRRYARRDLTAGMDRASSGQIYAWKGITPPASRCWAMTQEHMDGLEAAGRIHWPKKKGGMPRLKLYPEDLPGVPLGDIWTDVKIMHNLSAERLGYPTQKPVALLERIVATSSNEGDVVLDPFCGCGTTIAAAQKLQRRWIGIDITTLAISLIRHRLADAFGSRAKYEVIGEPVSLPDALKLAHDDPYQFQWWALGLVGARPVEGKRGADKGIDGRIYFHEGDTSKTKQIILSVKAGHVTVSQLRDLRGVLEREKAEIGVLLCMDEPTMPMRKECASAGFYSSPWGKHARLQILTVENLLTGKSIDRPPAQTSITYKRAPKAESTVGENRELFGRG
- a CDS encoding SDR family oxidoreductase, yielding MDLELTGKVAIVTGSSRGLGLASATALAIEGCRVTLCARSADPLETAARQLRLRCGDAARVHAIQADVATPQGVATIVDGTVTHFGGIDILVNNVGLARGGDLLATTDDDWREAFDQTMFPAIRASRAVVPHLRRRGGGVILMIASIFGRETGGRMTYNAVKAAEISLAKSLAQQLARDNIRVNSIAPGSTMFPGGSWWKRQQSDPAGIAEFVERELPFGRFGTPEEVGAVVAFLASAKASWVSGASIVVDGCQSRSLF